The genome window caaagttacttacctattgtactaggaccacacgagtagatatccctactaggacctcaacaacaaagtcaggtcaataaaccaatgaataaaattggtgtccaaagttcaaattccagaggtcaatgtacaaaatgcaataagtatttgaaggataacacttattgactctgctcaattttctacacatttgcatagccactgaagaagattaattaactattaattaacaataagaagaattaactaattaacttattaataaataatcaagtacttttatgaaataattacgacttttatttttgaaaacaacactcgtcgtcatagaaaccacaatattacacgcgcagccgcgcgccgctgggctggcccttccctccgccacccgcatggtgtctaatgttttggggtgagaggcATGattattttagccgaaatctagcgcttgaaaagggttgaacagtagtttgggaaaagtatttttgagaaaaaactactgaatttatgtttgcaaagtaaagttatttcaactaatgaataaataaactacgtgtaatgataaattgttttagaattttcatatccctaatcttatttatttacgcccaaagttgacataaatttagtgttaaaataggaatcttttgaggctcgtaacttttaaatcaatatttttttcaatgttttagatatcattgaacctagataatgacgagataaatcgatataattcttagttttgtgcgttcaatatcgaatattgttgtattttccctccttcgtttgtatgaagaaagcaccgaactgagctgccttaaataaaaatatatatatgtacatataagtcagtcagtcaggactttgaattttatgtatatagatgTAAAATAGTTGCAATACTTACGTGCCACCATAAATACAGTAGATCATAGTAACCGATCCGATTAAAGCAGTGAAATCATTCGTGACATATTGGGGGTACACTTCATTATCTCTTGCCCCACTATTGGGCACTATATCTTCTAAAACATGCTCAGCAAGTACCACATCAGCATCAGAAGCTGGAGTTCTTCCAACGCAGACATATTTAAAACTGTCACTCGTATCCTCTTTGGTCACATTCGAGAAATACAAGTCGCCTTCCGGAGACAAAGTTATACGTCTATCTAGGATATTTCTAGATGCGCTAGGATCAGACAAAGATTGGTACAACCACACAATTTCAGGTTTTGGATACGAATTAGGTATTTCACAGTCTAGTTTATACATTTTCCCTTCTACGGGCTTATGTCTTTTTAAATCGACCTTAGGGTTGTCGATATACATGCGTCTTAAATTGACCCGTGTGGTTGAAACGCCATATTTGGATTCGGCTAAACATTGGTATTTGCCTTCGTCTTTTTTGgacgggtttttgaaaatcagtgTTCCTTCGTTGTCTCGTTGGATGATTTCGGCGTTCGGTGTGAGAGGTTGGCCTTCTTTTAGCCATTTGTaactgcaaataaaaaaaaataggtacttaactacttagtattttcatttttatttatttactagcttatgcccgcgacttcggacacaaacttcaaacccctattttacgcctttaggggtaaaattttgaaaaatcctttcttagcggacgcctacgtcacaatagctatctgcatgccgaatttcagcgcgatccgtccagtagtttgagctgtgcgttgatagatcagtcagtcagtcagtcagtcagtcagtcaccttttccttttatatatatagattaatttttatttgtaccaaaaacacccatacttattataaatgcgaaagtgtgtctgtctgctagctttttatcccggaaaattaaagagttcccacgggattattacaatcttaaataggtacacgcggacgaagtcgcggtaatcatctagtttacaataaagagaaaaagagagtaaaagtggacagggaagcatttatctctataagagatctctagcagtgacccttggcagtgcgagaggtttgTAGAGGgaatagaataggtacaacaaagaaaatctaaatccatactaatatgataaatgcgaaagtgtgtctgtctgtgtgtctgtctgtctgctagcttttcacagcccaaaagtttaaccgattttgatgaaatttggtacagagttagcttacatcccgggaagaatataggctactttttatcccggaaaattaaagagttaccacggaatttttaaaaaaaacctaaatccacgcggatgtagtcgcgggcatcatctagtataaaataaaattctaataataagatctaactaaatatataatctaaatataatacaaaaagGTAAGTTTTAATCTTGAACCTAGAAAGCTTGTACAAAGGGTTTATTCATAATGTACTCTGAGCACGGTTCttttctcagtatgagaagggatTGGCcgtaatctaccacgctggccaagtgcgaactttaaacattttaccgttaaagcaaaggATACTAAAGATTTTTATAACATACCTCACTCCCACCTCTTTCCCCTCTGTCACACACTCAACAACCAATTCCTTGTTATCCCTAAACAGCATTTCAGATGTTAATTGTTTCAAAATTGGTAAGTTGTCTACGGGCTGTGA of Maniola hyperantus chromosome 26, iAphHyp1.2, whole genome shotgun sequence contains these proteins:
- the LOC117994189 gene encoding hemolin-like is translated as MMRISFILLGACAVLGASQPVDNLPILKQLTSEMLFRDNKELVVECVTEGKEVGVSYKWLKEGQPLTPNAEIIQRDNEGTLIFKNPSKKDEGKYQCLAESKYGVSTTRVNLRRMYIDNPKVDLKRHKPVEGKMYKLDCEIPNSYPKPEIVWLYQSLSDPSASRNILDRRITLSPEGDLYFSNVTKEDTSDSFKYVCVGRTPASDADVVLAEHVLEDIVPNSGARDNEVYPQYVTNDFTALIGSVTMIYCIYGGTPLAYPDWYKDGKNVNNEPKDRVTRYNRTSGKRLLIKETWLEDQGNYTCIVDNEVGNPQHHSMHLNVVSAPDFTKQPEQKLIVQSGKDITVHCQIAGVPLPKVSWTHNTKDLAKRDRVHIEHNTQGNVTVADLIIKNVQGTDAGYYGCRGENFNGEVYAESLVVVQ